The genomic region CTCATCAGCAATTTCATCGGCCGCAGCAACTGAGCGGACCCCATAGTCTCGGGCTTCTTTGTAGAGATTCAGCTCCAGGTAACACCAACCAATCTCATGAAACAACCACGTCTTCTCCAAACCACCACGGACCAAGGGAATCTTCTTCTCCCAGCTCAGTTAAAAACatacttaaaattaaaatgcGTATAACCTATCACCAATATGCTAATCTTCCATAGTCATACCTCAATGCGAAACAATGCTTGTTAAGAGAGGTGTGACTATACAAGATTACCATCAAAATAACACGTTTTGCAAAGAATGGCAATGTAATATATTATACAAGAGCAGCTGTTACTCCGTTATTTACTTACAACTCGacagcctgtgtgaactgtccAGTTTGGGCATAAACACGTCCAATGTTATCCAGAGCCCTGGACATCGCATCTGGGAGTTTGCTGTTGATGCAGAAAcattactagacatttgatgtATGCTGTTAAACACGTTCACTCCTGTTGTGTGATTCTGAAAATTCTTACTACTGTTTAGCCAACTCCAAGTCTTTTTGATGGTGCTCTAAAGCTTTGTCCATGTCTCCCAAGTCGATCAAGGCATTCCCAATACAGCTGTGCAGAGTGCCCAAAACCTCTTTCTTATTAGGCACCTCTTTCTCAGACCAGCGCTGCACTATCTTCATGACTTCCTCCGCCTTCTTTTGACTACCCTCCGCATTTCCAGAGGTCAACGCTATGATGAAAAAGACGCAGTAAGCATTTTTAGGCTACAAAGTAAAGCACCAATCAACAGGTTCAGCCAGAGGCCTGCCTTACCTGCATCAATTTCATTCAGGCTCCTCAGCAAAAATTGAGCAGGCTCAGAGAGTGCGCTTTGGTGGGTCTTGCCAGATTTTTGCTGCATGAGCTTTTGCTCCTTTTCCTGTGCACAGATAGGTTTCTCCTGGTTCCAGAACTCGGTGCAAGTGTCGaggtatgtaaggcagccctgAATGACGTCCTGCAGTCGCTCTCCACCTTTTGTCTTACCTTTTACCAAATCTGCAGATTGTTGCATAACACTTTTAAATATTAGTCTATTAAAAGTGAAAAACATCACTGTAGATGTGTTTAAATGAACACACAGAACAGTAGGGACCAGAGGAGAAAGGTATAGGTAtcatttaaagctacagtgtACTCAGCCAGCAATAAAAGATGCAGATAATGTAGTACCTTTATCCTTGAGCAGGCTTTCTAGATATTTCTTGTCACTGTAAAACTCTCCCAGCAGTTGTTTGGTGGTCTTCTCACTCTTAGGGGTCTTCTGGGtctgctgtttcttttctttcgtCAGATGCTGAATAGCAGCGATTGGCTGGGCCCTCTTTACCCAtcagtcattcacaaacacaataTTATACAACAGGAGGGAGGCAAGAGTTGAACTTGGCATACACAAAACTGCAAAATCTATTAGGAAGGTGATCCTTTGTTACCAGGAGTATGTTTGTATATGTATGATCATGTTTACAACAGCACTACAtccaggtttttctgattagTCCTGGGGTATTAACAgggaacacaacaaagactaaCCTCTTCATCTTTTTTGAGAAATGATAGGTCTCCCTTAATCTCCAGTTTTATAGAAGAAGGACCTGGAGGATACCAGAGAAGAATGCATGATTTTAgctgtgctgtgctgctttTTCAAATGCTGTAACTAACAATTTAGTGTCAAAATACTTACTGCCAACAGAGTTTTCTATGGCCTCCTGTGCTTTCTGGATACCCAGTCTGAACTCCTGTATTTGTGGACGCAGCTTTTGTCCTCTGTGGTAAAACACCAGTGCAAATTCAAATTCTCCCATGTAGTACAATGCCTCTGCCTTCTGGTATAATccctgaaaaaaatcacaaaaacattTCTTGGCTACACTTTTTATACATTGTcccatatttacattaaataGTGAATTGAGGGCTGTCATTTAGTATAAGGaagataacatttttttttgactGTGACAGGCTTTAACATTACTGTAGCTCTCTGTTTACCTCAAAGAATGACTTGTCCTCTTTGAGTGAAGCCTCTGCATCTTTGAGAGCATTTTCAGATTGCCCCATCTTCAGGTAACATTTGGATCGGCCAACAAAACAGTTCTTGTCATCGGGCTTTAAAGTCAGCGCCTAAACACAAAGACCAAAAGCAATTCAAAGAGACAAGAACAGTTTCTTTCCATGAGCCCTCACTCTAATGAACAATTAAAATCAGTCATACACTCAAAACTCCATTTACCTCCATGATAGATTATACTTTTACCATTACAATGCAGTAATTATGATATTTAtacttaataaaaataaaaattgtcatGCTACAACAGGCAACTATGTACCTCTGtctgaaataatcattagcaGTTGTTATTGTGATCATAACCTTAACAAATTATTGTTACTTGCAGTTCTAATATTGTGAACTGCAGTTCCGCGTGTGGTTTGTCCAGTTGGTGTTGCCATACTAGTTGGGTAGGTACAAtaaatgtcaaacactgtactgtccttttttatttctttcaaacGTATGAAAAAGTTGGAAACTATAAATGTAATATGAGTGTTACATAGGCTATATCACTGTCGATTGTTATAGGTTTTGTTAAGTGTTGGCATGTCttcaaaaaaaggtcataaaaagTCAGCATGTGCACTTTTTCTGTGCAGCCCTCAATTATATGCTGGCTCCCTAAAATGGCACTCAGTCATTAAACTTTGAGAACCTCTGATCTAAGTTTTTGTTTCAAATGATCAGTTAATCCATTGAGTTTCCAAAAAATTCCCCAGACCCGCCTAAAGGGTTGGGTCACAGAAAGTTTAGATTGaaaatgcaatgttctgcttgGAAAACGCTGGTCCCAGCATTCAGGTAGATGCTTTTGATgcgctccacccacccaaacaccactgtGGATTTCTACCAGCACTTCATGATGGCAGTGCCaacccccagcaggacaatgcaccaaaCCACATTgcaaaaactgttcaggaacggcctgaggaatgtgacaaagagctcaaggcattgaCCTGACCTCCAATAGCCCTGATCCCAATCTAATGAAGCATCTATtggacgtgctggtaccccacctcacaaccgaAAGGTCTCAAGGGGTCCACCGCCaacaccctggtgccagacacaaCAGGACACCCCctcagaggtcctgtgtccatgcctcaatgtcagagccaagtccaatccAAGTAGACCCCACTGTGGAATCAGGGCACCTCTAGGGCACCGgcacgtcccacagatgctctGTCAGATTGGGGTCTGGGGAATGTGGAGGCCACATCGACAACCTTTAGCAGTTTTTGCTGTGTGACATGTTGCATGTTGAGTGGGTGGTGTGTGTcaagtggtatccacatgaaagccaggaccaaaggtttccctgCAGGACATtacattgtaacaagatgatcaatgttattcacttcacctttcagtgtttttctgttatctcagagacacaaaagatgCATAATGACGATAAAGACACTCAAAACCACCACACAACGTCTGTATGTCTTGTttctatgtaggagaggtggtgggaccctttgcatatctgttcCCAGGGGCCCATGGACACACACCTATTCTTTCCACGTACACTTACATGTACATAATCCTGCCTCTTTATTTGTCCAGCTCTGCTTTGTTCCTAGCTGTTGTATTTATTACTGTGTAACATTAAGTACATTGAGAACAATACAAAAAATGGAGTTGAATTCCTTTTATGTGCACACATGCCCGTGAAACTGAGTCTTAATTGCATAGTTTGGATAAAGTAATGTAATTCCAAAATGTTCTGTAGTTAACGGATAACCTTCAGCTTGTTAGTAAGACGTGCAATGCCTTGCTAACCttaactagctaacgttaactactTACCGCTGTGTAGCTGCTCACAGCCTTTTCATACTCTCCTTTAATGTACAGCCAGTACCCATCGGCCATTAAAGTGGAGAACACGCCCTTCGGCTTTTGGCCCTCGTGATTTTCGTCTGAGTCTGACATTTTAGGCAAACTTTTCCGTCATAACACTACCAAACAAGTTAACTTCAGCGTGTATCTACAAACATTAGCATCTCCAGTCTACTGGTATCCTAGCAACCACTGTAACAAACAGAGCGGGAAACACCGCCATCTTCTGGTCGCCTGGGTTAGTAACGTTACACCTCTCTATCTCAGTTTAATGA from Epinephelus lanceolatus isolate andai-2023 chromosome 18, ASM4190304v1, whole genome shotgun sequence harbors:
- the odad4 gene encoding outer dynein arm-docking complex subunit 4, translating into MSDSDENHEGQKPKGVFSTLMADGYWLYIKGEYEKAVSSYTAALTLKPDDKNCFVGRSKCYLKMGQSENALKDAEASLKEDKSFFEGLYQKAEALYYMGEFEFALVFYHRGQKLRPQIQEFRLGIQKAQEAIENSVGSPSSIKLEIKGDLSFLKKDEERAQPIAAIQHLTKEKKQQTQKTPKSEKTTKQLLGEFYSDKKYLESLLKDKDLVKGKTKGGERLQDVIQGCLTYLDTCTEFWNQEKPICAQEKEQKLMQQKSGKTHQSALSEPAQFLLRSLNEIDAALTSGNAEGSQKKAEEVMKIVQRWSEKEVPNKKEVLGTLHSCIGNALIDLGDMDKALEHHQKDLELAKQYKLPDAMSRALDNIGRVYAQTGQFTQAVEFWEKKIPLVRGGLEKTWLFHEIGWCYLELNLYKEARDYGVRSVAAADEIADEKWQINANVLVAQSELKLGNFESCIPHFEKALTQAKLQEDDSAISVIQKALDEAKQHLPQ